A segment of the Candidatus Synechococcus calcipolaris G9 genome:
AATAATCTATGACAACTCCTAAGCCTAACAGTGTGGACAAAGCCTTTTCTGCCTTCATTAATTACCTACAGACCAACAATCGAATCGCCAAGGCAGAGGCCAGTGATGATGCTGCAATGATTTCTTTCTTCAGCCTTGAAAATGCACTTGATGATACAGAATTAGCTGAAATTGCGGTTGCAGAAGCACGGAAAAATCCTGAAGTGAATGCCTTATTTGAAGAACGTTGGTTGCCGGGGAAACTTGATTTAAATGAATTGATCAAACTCCCAGAAGGAACTTTGGGACATGTATTTGCCGCTGATATGCTGGCCAAGGGCTTTGATCCGGATTTCTTTCATAAAGTTCCAGTTGAAAATGATATTGCCTATATGAAAATGCTCTGGCGCAGTACCCATGACATCTATCATGTCGTTACCGGGTTTGATACCGATATTGTCGGTGAACTAGCTCTTCAGGCCTTTATGATTGCCCAGCATTCGATTCCCATCAGCATTATGGCCTATGGTGCAGGTTTGGTTGAAACTGCCCTGTACAGTCCCCAGGATTTAGATCGATTGATGCAGGAAACTACTCGAGCCTGGGATATGGGAACCCAAACACCCGCTAAATTCTTGGCACAAAAATGGGATCAGTATTTAGATCAACCCTTAACGGCGGTTCGCGATCAGTTGGGGATTCCGAAATCCTTGCAATCTCAACACCATCATTAAACCTGTCTCTGGAGGTGTGACCCGCGACAACTACTCCCTTGGAGCATGGGGCCCCAGTAATATCGCTCTTCAATGACTCTAGGACAAATTAACAATTTTGACCTTGTATCGGGGCGATCATGGTCGGTTGCACTGGGCATAATAGCCACTCCTTGATTGATTCAAGACCCGGCACATCAGGCTGATGGGAAAGTGTTCCTTCTGTATCTTGGCTTCCGGTTTACCATAGACCGGCAATCACAGTCCTGAATTAGAAAAATTGCGCGATCGCTCGGATATTTACTTTGCTGATGGTCATTATTCTTGGGGAATTTTAGAAGCTCTACGCCACTATAATTTTTAGTCTTAACTAAATTCTCCCTAAAAATAGATCGATTGAAAAAAAAATCGAAGAATGATCCACCTATGTAGTAGATAATACTGGGATGTAGAGTCTTTCTATATTTCCTTGTATTCCTTAAATCCGCTCAGGATATTAGCGAACGACTTTGGCTTATATTTTTCAAACCCTACATTGTCCACAAACGCAAAGTCATACACGATTTTTGTTTGGGCTTTATTGACATCTGCACACCACTGCTTAAGGCGTTTCATCTTCAGGGGAACACCTAAGTCTTCTTGCCCCTTCGTTTCGACAATAACAACATAGCCATTCGTTAAGCGTACAATGAAATCTGGATAGTAATTTGAGATATTGCCATTAGCATTGACGTAATCCAGTTTGAAATGAACTGCCAGGTAGTTTTTGGCATAGGATACGACATCCACACATTTTTCAAGAAAACTGGCAAACTCTAGTTCAAAGTGACTATCACCAATCAGACGGTTAAACACTGACTTTTTCGGGATCATATAACCTTGATCTTTAACCACAAACGGGCGTGTCTGACGTAATTTTATCCCGCTTTGTATCTCTGCATCTCCCTTGTCTCGAACCGTTAGATCGTTGATTGCTTTTTTGAATGTTTCGATGATGGTTTTTGTGGCTGCAAGTTCTGAGAGGTTGCGTATTGTGTTTGGCGATTCCAGTTCCACCGACATTCCAAACAGTAAATCTCGGACAAATACTTTCACCTTGCCGTAGAGAACGTCATAGCCACTCACCAGTCGCAACTCTTTCATGATGGTCTGGGTGAAATAGCTCATCACACTTCGGTAGTCAGAAATTCCGGCGGTATCTAGCACTGTTGTATGGGTAATTTCGCCGGTTGTGATGTCCTTGAAAACAATTTCCCGCTGTTGTTCTTCACTGAACTGTTGATAGGTAATAGCTTGGAAGGCAAAACCACTCGGATCAAGATTGCCTAAATTTTTGTATTCGCGATAGGCCCGTGGCGTTAAGACTGGAATTTCTATATCGAGGGCATGAATATCTTTGTCTGTATTTTCATGATCCACCTCGACGATCAGCGGTGTTTTTGGTTTTGTACCTATGCCCATTTCCCGGCGTTCTAACTGAATCCCCTCAGCCTGAATTGACTCTACAAAATCCATAAAGGCATCCGTACCAATGACGCTGACATATTCCTCAATGTTGCCAGGATACATCTTACGCAAGCCTCGTCCTAGGGTTTGTTCAGGGAGAATGTTGCTCTTGGCAGAATAGGCCCGCAACCCGACGATGGTGGTTACATTCCGCACATCCCAACCTTCTTTAAGCATCAGTACCGAAACAATGGCTTTATAAGGGCTTTCAGCCAAGTCAATTTCATTGGACTGTTTGCGTAAAAGCTCTAGTTCTTCCTTGGCTTTACCGGATGCTGCTTCGGAGATATCACCATTTTTCTTGGTATGGATGGTCAGTACTGCTCCGGCAAGTTCTGGATAAAAATTCTCTAAATACTCTGCTACTTCATCACAGTTGCGGGTGTCATCGGTCATCACAAACAGGATGGCTTTCTTGCCCATCTTGATATGTTCGCCATAAGCCTTGCGCCACTCGATCACCCCTAGGTCAAGGTAATCGGCATACTTTTCAGTAAAT
Coding sequences within it:
- a CDS encoding Coq4 family protein produces the protein MTTPKPNSVDKAFSAFINYLQTNNRIAKAEASDDAAMISFFSLENALDDTELAEIAVAEARKNPEVNALFEERWLPGKLDLNELIKLPEGTLGHVFAADMLAKGFDPDFFHKVPVENDIAYMKMLWRSTHDIYHVVTGFDTDIVGELALQAFMIAQHSIPISIMAYGAGLVETALYSPQDLDRLMQETTRAWDMGTQTPAKFLAQKWDQYLDQPLTAVRDQLGIPKSLQSQHHH
- a CDS encoding DEAD/DEAH box helicase, coding for MGLHPDFPTLPHAILDPDVRWFPADETLRDITMDKLMPPLVAQLRRKVKEFRDGGYVGASDTSKSLLNWWFFEPHLLPGKDTIMGSFQYYFAQREAIETIIYLYDVAGAKDKYDLMRFDSSGLVSASMFDETWRRYVIKMATGSGKTKVMSLALAWSFYHKLYEPDSDLSRNFLVIAPNIIVLDRIYHDFQGLRIFFEDPVLPDNGYDGRNWRDDFQLTLHVQDEVSVTQNTGNIFLTNIHRVYSNDEVIPSPDDDNTMDYFLGKRPTGKTTDSKVDLGMIVRDINELMVLNDEAHHIHDAKLAWFKSIQDIHNRLLQKGSSLSLQVDVTATPKHNNGAIFVQTVSDYPLVEAIYQNVVKHPVLPDVPSRNKLSEKQSAKFTEKYADYLDLGVIEWRKAYGEHIKMGKKAILFVMTDDTRNCDEVAEYLENFYPELAGAVLTIHTKKNGDISEAASGKAKEELELLRKQSNEIDLAESPYKAIVSVLMLKEGWDVRNVTTIVGLRAYSAKSNILPEQTLGRGLRKMYPGNIEEYVSVIGTDAFMDFVESIQAEGIQLERREMGIGTKPKTPLIVEVDHENTDKDIHALDIEIPVLTPRAYREYKNLGNLDPSGFAFQAITYQQFSEEQQREIVFKDITTGEITHTTVLDTAGISDYRSVMSYFTQTIMKELRLVSGYDVLYGKVKVFVRDLLFGMSVELESPNTIRNLSELAATKTIIETFKKAINDLTVRDKGDAEIQSGIKLRQTRPFVVKDQGYMIPKKSVFNRLIGDSHFELEFASFLEKCVDVVSYAKNYLAVHFKLDYVNANGNISNYYPDFIVRLTNGYVVIVETKGQEDLGVPLKMKRLKQWCADVNKAQTKIVYDFAFVDNVGFEKYKPKSFANILSGFKEYKEI